One [Clostridium] saccharolyticum WM1 DNA segment encodes these proteins:
- a CDS encoding superoxide dismutase, translating to MFQQIKLPYAYDALEPHIDALTMETHYSKHHAAYTKNLNDAAQKAGVADKEITSLLSSLENISDEALRKAIRNNGGGFYNHNLYFSTMSPDGGGQPTGLLKDELEKAFGSFTDFQNQLSSLAAGQFGSGWGWLSANRDGRLILSASANQDNPLMEGKGFVPILGIDVWEHAYYLKYKNLRADYIKAFFHVIDWKAVSSNYENIRKG from the coding sequence ATGTTTCAACAGATAAAATTACCCTATGCATATGACGCATTAGAACCCCATATCGATGCTCTCACAATGGAAACTCATTATTCCAAGCATCACGCAGCTTACACCAAAAATTTAAATGACGCAGCCCAGAAGGCGGGCGTAGCAGACAAGGAAATCACCTCCCTCCTCTCCTCTCTGGAAAACATTTCCGACGAGGCTCTCCGAAAAGCCATCCGCAACAATGGAGGAGGCTTCTACAACCATAATCTGTATTTCTCCACCATGAGTCCTGACGGAGGTGGACAACCTACCGGCCTTCTTAAAGATGAGCTGGAAAAGGCCTTTGGCAGCTTTACTGACTTTCAGAATCAGCTAAGCAGCCTGGCCGCCGGCCAGTTCGGTTCCGGCTGGGGCTGGCTGTCGGCAAACCGGGATGGCAGGCTCATACTATCTGCCAGTGCCAACCAGGATAACCCCCTTATGGAAGGCAAAGGTTTTGTTCCGATCCTTGGCATCGATGTTTGGGAGCACGCCTATTACCTGAAGTATAAAAATCTCAGGGCAGATTATATCAAAGCATTTTTTCATGTAATAGACTGGAAGGCTGTTTCTTCCAATTATGAGAACATTAGGAAAGGATAA
- a CDS encoding cell wall-binding protein, which yields MRKQTKLVAVLSTAALLALGASMSSFAATGWQEENGTWVYYNKSGDLETEKWEKSGDNWFYLNEDGEMATDVVVEYSDNYYYVDENGAMVTNKWVSVENDDYDGGDDDEEPMNHWYYFGSNGRAYKSSTTGNNASFKTINGKKYIFDDEGKMLFGWIDESGDRVTGDDKWRDGVYYCGDENDGAQRVGQWEYLDIVDNSYDSAVDPGISSDNVFDDEDQTRYFYFKTNGKKMTDEKGKTINGKKYSFDKDGRMNAEWVNWEATPTETKSTDSTATTSQGNAVYTRGFRYYGSPEDGARVTKGWFQVVPDSYLNKGDYDDDENNWYYSDKDGKLVASEIKTINGKKYAFDSYGVMKDGLVAIKFVGNSTTDIDDVAGDDDLDDYNFDTEDEFKDNVSGLYKTAKYKLYYFGNGDDGAMKTGKQNVTIDGDSFQFLFNKSGSSKGQGKFGVDDDKYYLGGMLLKADKDDKYSVVKATTVNGEYTEIKLLTTEKFLDDVKAEKVTEKGYDEFYKFDAKDKKEVTADGTVETIYRLVNTSGTVQKSKTKAKDGDDRCYKVNGSKIIENVFVED from the coding sequence ATGAGAAAGCAGACAAAATTAGTTGCTGTATTATCCACAGCAGCATTGCTTGCATTAGGCGCTTCCATGTCTTCTTTCGCAGCAACCGGCTGGCAGGAAGAAAATGGTACATGGGTGTACTATAATAAGAGCGGCGATTTAGAAACAGAGAAATGGGAAAAATCCGGCGACAACTGGTTCTACCTTAACGAAGATGGAGAAATGGCTACGGATGTTGTTGTTGAATACAGTGACAACTACTATTATGTAGATGAAAACGGTGCTATGGTTACCAACAAGTGGGTATCCGTTGAGAATGATGATTATGACGGCGGCGATGATGATGAAGAGCCCATGAACCACTGGTATTACTTCGGCTCTAACGGAAGAGCTTACAAGAGCTCTACCACCGGAAATAATGCTTCTTTCAAAACAATCAATGGAAAGAAATATATCTTTGATGATGAAGGCAAGATGCTGTTTGGCTGGATTGACGAAAGCGGTGACCGGGTAACTGGTGATGACAAGTGGCGTGACGGCGTTTACTATTGCGGTGATGAAAATGATGGTGCTCAGAGAGTCGGCCAGTGGGAGTATCTGGATATTGTAGATAACAGCTATGATAGTGCGGTTGATCCTGGTATCTCCAGCGACAATGTATTTGATGATGAAGATCAGACCCGTTATTTCTATTTCAAGACTAATGGTAAGAAGATGACCGATGAAAAGGGCAAGACCATTAATGGAAAGAAGTACAGCTTTGATAAAGATGGCCGTATGAATGCGGAATGGGTTAACTGGGAAGCAACTCCTACCGAGACAAAGTCAACAGACAGCACTGCAACTACCAGCCAGGGAAATGCTGTTTACACCAGAGGATTCAGATATTATGGAAGTCCGGAAGATGGCGCCAGAGTAACCAAGGGCTGGTTCCAGGTTGTGCCTGATTCTTATTTGAACAAAGGCGACTATGATGATGATGAGAACAACTGGTACTATTCTGATAAGGATGGTAAATTAGTAGCATCTGAAATCAAGACCATTAATGGAAAGAAATATGCTTTCGATTCCTATGGCGTAATGAAGGATGGCCTGGTTGCCATTAAGTTTGTCGGAAACAGCACAACAGATATTGATGATGTAGCAGGTGATGACGACTTAGATGATTACAACTTTGATACAGAAGATGAATTCAAGGATAATGTATCTGGTCTGTATAAGACTGCAAAATACAAACTGTACTATTTTGGTAACGGCGATGACGGTGCTATGAAGACCGGCAAGCAGAATGTTACCATTGACGGAGACTCCTTCCAGTTCTTATTTAACAAGTCCGGAAGCTCTAAGGGACAGGGTAAATTTGGCGTTGATGATGACAAATATTACCTTGGAGGTATGTTGTTAAAGGCTGATAAGGACGACAAGTATTCTGTAGTTAAGGCGACTACTGTCAATGGAGAATATACAGAAATTAAGCTTCTGACAACAGAGAAGTTCTTAGATGATGTTAAAGCAGAAAAAGTAACCGAAAAAGGTTATGATGAATTCTATAAATTTGATGCAAAAGATAAGAAAGAAGTAACTGCAGATGGTACTGTAGAGACAATTTATAGACTGGTTAACACATCTGGTACGGTTCAGAAGAGTAAGACCAAAGCAAAAGACGGAGATGACCGTTGCTATAAAGTCAATGGCAGCAAAATAATCGAAAATGTATTTGTAGAGGATTAA